Proteins encoded within one genomic window of Setaria italica strain Yugu1 chromosome IV, Setaria_italica_v2.0, whole genome shotgun sequence:
- the LOC111257082 gene encoding protein ALP1-like has translation MRVHVFECLVKAIEGANSYFKQKEDAIGRLGLSGLQKAVAAIRILAYGLPADAVDEYVRIGESTARKALHHFCRAIISVFGEYYLGAPNAEDVARLLKIGEQRGFPGMLGSIDCMHWEWHNCPSAYKGMFTGRGKHPSMILEAVASHDLWIWHAYFGMPGSCNDINVLQKSHVFSVYLKGQAALVSFSVNGHTYDMCYYLADGMYPNWPTFVKIVSHPVDTKAAHFAKEQEKVRKDIERTFGVLQSRWTIVRGPAYGWNREWIRDIMTACIILHYMIIEDEGKLAENTDYDNVGVPATPYQTITQERVEYVNKHHKLKNTAIHSQLQMDLIEHQWMLHGSS, from the coding sequence ATGCGCGTCCATGTGTTTGAGTGCCTTGTCAAAGCGATTGAAGGTGCAAACTCCTACTTCAAGCAAAAGGAGGATGCCATTGGCCGTCTTGGGCTCAGTGGTTTGCAGAAGGCAGTTGCTGCTATTCGCATTCTTGCATATGGTCTACCCGCTGATGCTGTAGATGAGTATGTCCGTATTGGTGAGTCAACTGCTCGTAAGGCTCTCCACCATTTTTGTCGGGCTATCATTTCTGTATTCGGGGAGTACTATCTAGGTGCTCCGAATGCGGAAGATGTAGCACGGCTTCTCAAAATTGGAGAGCAACGTGGATTTCCAGGAATGTTGGGAAGCATTGATTGTATGCACTGGGAGTGGCACAATTGCCCGTCGGCATATAAAGGCATGTTCACAGGACGTGGGAAGCATCCATCCATGATACTTGAGGCGGTAGCTTCGCATGACCTTTGGATATGGCATGCCTATTTCGGCATGCCAGGCAGCTGCAATGATATTAATGTCCTTCAAAAGTCGCACGTCTTCTCCGTATATTTGAAAGGCCAAGCAGCTCTAGTATCATTCAGTGTTAATGGTCACACGTATGACATGTgttattatcttgctgatggtATGTACCCCAATTGGCCGACTTTTGTGAAGATAGTTTCCCATCCCGTGGATACGAAGGCAGCACACTTTGCTAAGGAACAGGAAAAAGTTCGTAAAGATATTGAGCGCACTTTTGGTGTCCTTCAGTCTAGGTGGACTATTGTTCGAGGCCCTGCATATGGTTGGAATCGTGAATGGATTAGGGACATTATGACAGCGTGCATAATTTTGCATTATATGATTATCGAGGATGAAGGGAAACTTGCAGAGAATACGGACTACGACAATGTTGGGGTTCCTGCTACTCCATACCAGACCATAACCCAAGAGAGAGTGGAGTATGTTAATAAACATCATAAGTTGAAGAATACTGCCATCCATAGCCAGTTGCAGATGGATCTTATCGAACACCAATGGATGTTGCATGGTTCATCCTAA
- the LOC101767585 gene encoding GDSL esterase/lipase At5g45910 has translation MAGGGGAAATARWACAVLAVLPLLVAAAEARGRYRAVFNFGDSLVDAGNLVTDGIPDYLATARLPYGQTYFGYPTGRCSDGRLVVDFIAQELGLPFLPPSKAKNASFARGANFAITGATALDTEFFQKRGLGKTVWNSGSLFTQIQWLRDLKPSLCNSAQECKDFFAKCLFIVGEFGGNDYNAPLFAGKDLKEAYKLMPHVVQGISDGVEQLIAEGAKDLIVPGVMPSGCFPVYLTMYTDPKEGHGSRTGCLKRFNTFSWVHNAMLKRALEKLRAKHPGVRIMYGDYFTPVIQFILQPEKFGFYKQLPRACCGAPGRGPYNFNLTAKCGEPGASACADPKTHWSWDGIHLTEAAYGHIARGWLHGPFGDQPIVQSS, from the exons atggcgggaggcggcggagcggcggcgacggcgaggtgggCTTGCGCGGTTCTTGCGGTGCTGCCGCTtctcgtggcggcggcggaggcccgcGGGAGGTACCGCGCTGTGTTCAATTTCGGGGACTCGCTGGTGGACGCCGGCAACCTCGTCACCGACGGCATCCCGGACTACCTCGCCACCGCGCGCCTGCCCTACGGCCAGACCTACTTCGGGTACCCCACCGGACGGTGCTccgacggccgcctcgtcgtcgaTTTTATCG CGCAAGAGCTCGGCCTCCCGTTCCTGCCGCCGTCCAAGGCCAAGAACGCCAGCTTCGCGCGGGGCGCCAACTTCGCCATCACCGGCGCCACCGCGCTTGACACCGAATTCTTCCAGAAGCGCGGGCTCGGCAAGACCGTCTGGAACTCCGGCTCACTCTTCACACAAATCCAGTGGCTGCGCGACCTCAAGCCCTCGCTCTGCAACTCCGCCCAAG AATGCAAGGatttctttgccaagtgtttgtTCATCGTCGGTGAATTTGGCGGAAATGACTACAACGCGCCCCTGTTCGCTGGCAAGGATCTCAAGGAGGCCTACAAGCTGATGCCCCATGTGGTTCAGGGTATCTCCGATGGAGTTGAA CAATTGATTGCCGAAGGGGCAAAGGATTTGATTGTGCCTGGAGTGATGCCGTCGGGGTGCTTTCCAGTGTACCTGACCATGTACACTGACCCAAAGGAAGGGCATGGCTCGCGTACCGGCTGCCTCAAACGATTCAACACATTCTCGTGGGTGCACAATGCGATGCTCAAGCGCGCTCTGGAGAAGCTCCGTGCCAAGCATCCTGGAGTGAGGATCATGTATGGTGATTACTTCACGCCAGTCATCCAGTTCATACTTCAGCCAGAGAAGTTTG GGTTTTACAAACAACTACCAAGAGCATGCTGTGGTGCTCCCGGCAGGGGCCCTTACAACTTCAATCTAACAGCAAAATGCGGTGAGCCTGGTGCCTCAGCATGTGCCGATCCTAAGACGCACTGGAGCTGGGATGGTATTCACTTGACAGAGGCGGCATATGGACACATCGCCAGAGGTTGGCTGCATGGGCCGTTTGGAGATCAACCTATCGTGCAGTCGTCTTGA